A genomic window from Algoriphagus sp. Y33 includes:
- a CDS encoding S-adenosylmethionine:tRNA ribosyltransferase-isomerase — MQIPAIDLTAYEYTLPPEKIAKFPLVKRDSSKLLHYKEGRISHQNFSSIPDLLPSDTLLVYNDTKVIPARLIFQRETGARIEIFLLQPISPTTVIPEIMLAKHPVIWETMIGNAKKWKDGEILKGLIPLQDGTITLQAKLIHREARQVEFSWDNEEVTFVDVVEASGEVPLPPYLNRKPIEEDKSRYQTVYSEKEGAVAAPTAGLHFTPEIFGQLKSKGIKQTQVTLHVSAGTFQPIKAKEVAEHPMHSEQIHVSRETIERISAHLGKVVTVGTTSVRTLESLYWYGVKLLEGKDEELKIGKLFPYENRVSLPTAQESYKAILALMHKKGLETIMGTTEIFIFPGYKFKIVQGLITNFHQSGSTLILLIATILGEDWKRVYAEALANDYRFLSYGDSSLLWIA; from the coding sequence ATGCAGATCCCGGCAATTGATTTAACCGCCTACGAATATACATTACCCCCTGAAAAGATCGCAAAATTCCCTTTGGTAAAGCGGGACTCTTCAAAGCTTTTACACTACAAAGAAGGCAGGATTTCTCATCAAAATTTTAGTAGTATTCCTGATTTGCTCCCGTCAGACACCTTACTGGTATACAATGACACTAAGGTAATTCCGGCCCGGTTGATTTTCCAACGGGAAACAGGAGCACGCATAGAGATTTTTTTACTTCAACCTATTTCTCCCACTACAGTGATTCCTGAGATTATGCTAGCCAAGCATCCTGTAATCTGGGAAACCATGATCGGCAATGCCAAGAAATGGAAGGACGGAGAGATCTTGAAAGGATTAATTCCATTACAGGATGGTACAATTACGCTTCAGGCCAAGCTAATCCACCGGGAGGCACGTCAAGTAGAATTCTCATGGGACAATGAAGAGGTCACTTTTGTGGATGTGGTAGAAGCTAGTGGCGAAGTACCGCTTCCCCCCTACCTGAACCGTAAGCCAATAGAGGAAGACAAATCAAGGTATCAGACAGTCTATTCAGAAAAAGAAGGTGCTGTAGCCGCTCCCACTGCCGGCCTGCATTTCACACCGGAGATTTTTGGACAGTTGAAATCAAAAGGCATCAAACAAACACAAGTCACACTACATGTAAGTGCCGGTACTTTTCAGCCGATCAAAGCAAAGGAAGTCGCTGAGCACCCCATGCACAGTGAGCAGATCCACGTCAGCAGAGAAACAATCGAACGCATCAGCGCGCACCTAGGCAAAGTGGTTACAGTAGGAACTACTTCCGTGCGTACGCTGGAAAGTTTGTATTGGTATGGGGTGAAATTACTCGAAGGAAAAGACGAGGAATTGAAAATCGGGAAACTGTTTCCTTACGAAAACAGGGTAAGTCTACCTACTGCACAAGAATCCTATAAGGCTATTCTTGCATTAATGCATAAAAAGGGTCTTGAAACGATCATGGGCACCACGGAGATATTTATTTTCCCCGGATACAAATTCAAGATTGTTCAAGGGCTAATCACCAATTTTCATCAGTCGGGATCTACACTTATTCTCCTGATTGCAACGATTCTTGGCGAAGACTGGAAACGTGTCTATGCTGAGGCCTTGGCAAATGATTATAGATTTTTGAGCTATGGAGACAGCAGTCTGCTCTGGATAGCCTAA